TCTGGTCGGCCTTATGCTGGAACAACCAAGGTCGTTTGATGGCACAATGCAGTCGGTCCAGAAGTCCATCTGGGTTGGGGGCGTCATCGAAGTAACATGCGAAGTGGTGATAAAGGGTGGCATTGGTGTTGTCGTTCTGTCCCAGCAAATACCGCCTAGTTTTGAGCTGGTAGAAGGCAACAACGTCAGGATGATATGGAAAGGTCTTGGTCAGAAATCCACCACATTCTCCTACAAGACGAGATGTATGAGGAGAGGAAAGTACGAACTAGACCAGATTCGATGGGAATCAAGACATTTTGGCGGACTAACACAGGCGCAGACCGGACAAATTGCCAACAGCTCTGCCGAGTTTGTGGTCAAACCAAGAATTCTGAATGTCAGAAGGATCCGGGGCATAATCGGTCTCGCCTCATCTCCCATGCCTGTCATAGACATCGCCAAGATAGGCGTAGCGACAACCGACTTCAGGGAAATCAGAAACTACGTTCACGGGGATCCGGTGAAGACCATAAATTGGAAAGCGACAGCAAGACGTACCAGCATGGGAACAACCTGGCCCCTGGTGAACGAATACGAGGTGGAGGGTAAGAAGGCGGTTTGGATATTCCTCGATGGTTCTTCCTCAATGCAAGTTGGGACCACTATCCAGAATCCGTTTGAGTATGCTCTGGAGGCGACTAACGGGGTAATCTACTACTATCTTGACCGAGGCTACCGCGTGGGGATGTACATCTACCATCACACCGGGAAAATCTTTTATCCCGACTCTGGGAAGAGGCAGTTCAATAGACTGTCGAAGGAACTTGTAGACCTGCAGGCATCGGAATCAGATGAAGACCTTGTTCAGGCTATCGATAAGTGCCGAAGATACATCCTGGGCTACAACCCCCTGTGCATAGTAGTTACCCGTCTCGATGGCGGACTTCCCGACTCCATTACGAATGGAGCTAAGAAACTGGCACGTTTGAGGGGCAGATTGAGGAGGAGGCTTCCGCTTATGGTGATTAGCATTGCCGGCTACAACGTTATTGCACCACGCGGACCGTACGATGAAACTGCGGCAGAGCTTCGGCATCTTGAAACACGCCCTCTGGTTCGCCGTTTACGTGCGCTAGGTTCCTCAGTGCTGGAGTGGAATCCCAGGAAAACCGACTTCGGTAGCGCTCTGCTAAGGCTGGTGAAGACACGTTGAGATACTGGAGCGGATTGACTCTCGGCATTCAGGCCTTCCTCGTTCTATTGCTAAGCTTTGTGGCGGTCTACATCTTTTCAAATTCATTCGTTTTCCCACCACTGGTATCCGCCGTCTCTGCCTTGGCCAATATAGGACCAATGCAGATTTCAATTATCCTGGCAGCTCTTCTAATACTGGTCGGTTCCCTCCAGATCATTGTGAGAAGAGAACCCAGAATCGGATTCTTTATCTTCCTTGTGGCAATCTTCCTCATTCCTTCATTACTCGCCACTACGACAACTGACTGGGCACAGATTCTGGGATTGGAGTTTGAGACGGAGGCTGAGCTGCCGTGGGGTATTGTCTTACTGTTCACCACTCTGACCATTCTGGGATATGTGGTACTTCGATTCACAACAAAGCATAATTCTTTAGCTCTTGCAGCGGCAGAC
Above is a genomic segment from Dehalococcoidales bacterium containing:
- a CDS encoding DUF58 domain-containing protein codes for the protein MLTREAATYIAIFTGIFVAGLVIGNTIVLSASLAPLFVVLVGLMLEQPRSFDGTMQSVQKSIWVGGVIEVTCEVVIKGGIGVVVLSQQIPPSFELVEGNNVRMIWKGLGQKSTTFSYKTRCMRRGKYELDQIRWESRHFGGLTQAQTGQIANSSAEFVVKPRILNVRRIRGIIGLASSPMPVIDIAKIGVATTDFREIRNYVHGDPVKTINWKATARRTSMGTTWPLVNEYEVEGKKAVWIFLDGSSSMQVGTTIQNPFEYALEATNGVIYYYLDRGYRVGMYIYHHTGKIFYPDSGKRQFNRLSKELVDLQASESDEDLVQAIDKCRRYILGYNPLCIVVTRLDGGLPDSITNGAKKLARLRGRLRRRLPLMVISIAGYNVIAPRGPYDETAAELRHLETRPLVRRLRALGSSVLEWNPRKTDFGSALLRLVKTR